The Christiangramia flava JLT2011 region CATGCAGCGCCAGAACCTGATTGGTATTTCCGTAGTTTTCCTGAAGCTGGCCAATCATTTTTTGCGCTTTTTGATAGCGCGCATTCCACAATAGCGCCTGGACAAGACGCTCCTGCGCCCGCCATACCAAAGTGCCATCTTTTTCAGTTTTGGATTTCAGAAAGGCATTTTCGGCATGATCGAGCGCTTTATTTTCCTTCTTTTCTTCATGATAACAGAGTGCGATACCCAGGTGCGCCAGGATGCTGTCTTTGCGCGTCACGGCCATTTCCTTGAATGAATGGATCGCTGAAGAAGTTTCCTTCTGCAACAGGTAAATATTGGCCTGGCTCAGTAAACTCTCCTGGTCGCCTGGAAATTGCGCAAGGTTCTCCTGTAAAATTTTCAGTGCATTGATATACAGTTTTTCCTGACTCAGGGAATAGGCTTTTCCCAGCCTGATATATTTCAGGCTGTTGAGTGCGCCCGGATCATCAGTTTGTAGCTGGAGCGCCTTTTGGATCCATTCCTGGGCCGGGCCGTATTTTTTAAGATTGCTAAGGCTGTTCGCATAGCCCAGCATTAGCTTAAAATCTGGTTCATTTTCCTGGATCATTTCGGCATAATAATGCTCAGCGGCTTCATAATCTTTGTTCCAGATCAGCGATTCGGCATAATTCAACTGTACTTCCCGATCTTCAGGATGGTTTTGAAGCAATTTAAGGAAGATCTCTTTCGCTTCGGAAGGACTGGAATCTAATCCCACCGATCTTCCGTAGCAGATCGTGGCGGTCTTATTTTCAGGGTTTTTCCGAAGGATTTCTGCAAAAAAGCTCTTCGCGCCCGCGAAATCTCCCGCCTCCATTTTTTCAAAACCCTCGGTCATTTCCTGGGCCCAAATAAACTGCGGCAAAAGTACCAGTAAAGTGAGGTATAATAAGCGTCGTATACACATGGTTGCTGTTGTTGGTTTTGACTATTGGCAAGTTAAAACCGGAAGGCTGATATTTCATCTACAGAAAATGGTCACCCGTCGAAAGGTTTTGATATTTCATTGGAATTCGGAAGATATTGCTGCCAGATTCGAGTGGTAAAGTGCTCGGGAAATTAAAAAACCAATACCATGATCGCTTTAAATAGATTGAGAATCAGATCTTTATTTGTTCCTGCACGAGTTTTTATGGTCAGCGCCATGCTGGTGAACGCCGGGAATTACCTTTATAACTTACTGCTTAGCCGAATACTGGGCCCGGCCAGGTTTGCTGACGCCGCTATTCTGGTAACTTTCTTACTGGTCTTATCCTTTGTGGCCATGACGTTGCAATTAACGGTAGCAAAATTTACCGGTAGTTTTGAAGATGGCAGAAAAGATACTTTTTTGTCGCTTGCCCGAAAATGGTCATTATGGACCGGGTTTGTGATCGGCGTGCTGGTTTTTGTACTGGCCGAGTCGCTGGCCGGTTGGTTCCAGACAGGCTCTGCGTGGATGTTCCGGATTTTCGCGCTCGGAATTCCCATTTATTTCCTGATGAGCGTGAACCGCGGTAATTTTCAGGGTGAGCAGGAATTCCTGAAACTCTCTTTTACCTATCAGGCAGAAATGTTCAGCAGGCTGCTACTGAGTTTGCTGTTTCTGGCGGTTTTACCTTTTGGAAGCTCAGAACTGGTCGCCTTGGGAATTTTCTGCTCGTTTATTCCGGGTTTATTGCCTTATAAAAAATTAAAACTCTCAGCGCTTCCCAAGATGAATATTTCAGAAGTGGCGCACCTGAAGAAATTCCTGCTGGTAACCGCTTTTTATGAACTCACCCAGATCCTCATCAATAATGGGGACCTGTTACTCGTAAAACATTTTTTTGAAGCGGAAACTGCCGGCCTTTATGCCTCTGTCGCACTTATTGGTCGTGGCGTTTATTTCGTGGCCTGGATGTTTGTGATGCTGCTCCTGCCGGAAGTTGTGCGATTACAAAGACAGGGAAAGAATACCAATGACGTTCTGTTCAAACACCTTTTTAACATCAGTTTACTGGGTGCCGCTATTGTGTTGGTTACCTATATTTTTCCGGAACTCGTCATTTCGATGCTGTTTGGGGATGCCTATCTGGAAGCCGCAGACATTCTCTGGAAATATGCGCTGGCCAGTTTGCTTTTCGCGCTCGCCAATATTTTTGTGTATTACTTTTTATCCCTGGACCGTTACGTTCCCGTTCTGTTATCGGGGATCATGGGATTAGTGCAGTTACTGGCCATCAGTTACTGGCATGGCAGCCTGGCTGCGGTAGTGCATATTCAACTACTGCTGATGGGTGTACTGTTATTGCTGCAGGTGTGGTTTTTCTTCTACCGAAATAAGTAAGTTCCTAACCGAAGCTTTCCTGCCTTCGGTCGAAGTTTTTATTCGGAATACCTTGATAAATAGATATTTACTGAACAAAATTCAATTGTATGAAACTCGCTATTGTTACGGCTTTACCACCCAGTAAGGTCACGCTGAATGAATATGGTTTCCACCTCGCCAAACATTTCGCTCAAAAGGAGGAAATCGAAGAACTGATCCTCATCACCGATAAGGTCCGGGAACCAAGGCATTTTGATTTTGATACTGGCAAGGTAACGCTCATCGAAGCCTGGAAGTTCAACAGTTATAACACCCTTTTTTCAGTTTCAAAAGCCATCCGCAAGTCGGGTGCTGATGCGGTGCTGTTCAACCTGCAATTCATGAAATTTGGGGATAAAAAGGTTCCCGCTGCGCTGGGACTGATGCTTCCCATGATGTGCAGGTTCCAGGGTATTCCGAGCATTACTTTGCTGCATAATATTCTGGAGCAGGTGGATCTTGGACAAGCTGGTTTTACGGAAAACCGAATTCTGAAATTCCTTTTTAACCAGATTGGGACTTTCCTGACGCGCCTTATTTTGCAGTCGGATAGAGTGGCGCTGACCATCGGGAAGTATGTAGAAATCATTTCCGCAAAATATCAGGCAAAAAATGTGATTCTAATGTCTCACGGCTCTTTTGAAACCCCGCCAGCTCCAGATTTTGATATTCCTGAAGGCCCCAAAAAGGTAATGTGTTTTGGCAAATTCGGCACGTATAAGAGAGTGGAACTGATGATTGAAGCCGTGGAAGAATTGCGGCAGCGAACGAACCTGGATCTGGAGATTGTCATTGCCGGAACTGATAGCCCCAATACGCCGGGTTATCTTCAGGAGATGAAAGAAAAGTACGCGATGGTCCAAAATATCGAGTTTACCGGATATGTAGCAGAAGAAGAGGTGCCGAAAGTTTTTACTGAAAGTGCTGTGGTTGTTTTTCCCTATACGGCAACAACCGGCAGTTCCGGGGTTTTGCACCAGGCAGGAAGCTATGGGAAAGCAGTGGTAATGCCTAATTTGGGCGATCTCGCGCTGCTGGTGGAAGAAGAGGGCTATGCAGGAGAATTTTTCGAACCTGGAAATGTTGCTTCTTTAGCCAGGTCGCTGGAAAATATCCTGAAAAATGAAGAATATCGCAGAAGCCTGGGAGAAAAGAATTATGCGGCCGCCTGTAGTTTACCGATGGAAACGATCGCCCAAATGTATCTCGAAGAATTTAAATCATTACGGAAACAGAAACTCAAGATAAAATATGTTTAAGGAAACCAAAAAGTCCGCTCGAATGCGGACTTTTTTATTGCTTATGAATTACGCAGAAGCTCGCTTTAGGGGTTCCCTGCGCATCGATAACGCCAAAATGTTTTTGCTTGGCTTTTCGCCATACTT contains the following coding sequences:
- a CDS encoding oligosaccharide flippase family protein — protein: MIALNRLRIRSLFVPARVFMVSAMLVNAGNYLYNLLLSRILGPARFADAAILVTFLLVLSFVAMTLQLTVAKFTGSFEDGRKDTFLSLARKWSLWTGFVIGVLVFVLAESLAGWFQTGSAWMFRIFALGIPIYFLMSVNRGNFQGEQEFLKLSFTYQAEMFSRLLLSLLFLAVLPFGSSELVALGIFCSFIPGLLPYKKLKLSALPKMNISEVAHLKKFLLVTAFYELTQILINNGDLLLVKHFFEAETAGLYASVALIGRGVYFVAWMFVMLLLPEVVRLQRQGKNTNDVLFKHLFNISLLGAAIVLVTYIFPELVISMLFGDAYLEAADILWKYALASLLFALANIFVYYFLSLDRYVPVLLSGIMGLVQLLAISYWHGSLAAVVHIQLLLMGVLLLLQVWFFFYRNK
- a CDS encoding glycosyltransferase, yielding MKLAIVTALPPSKVTLNEYGFHLAKHFAQKEEIEELILITDKVREPRHFDFDTGKVTLIEAWKFNSYNTLFSVSKAIRKSGADAVLFNLQFMKFGDKKVPAALGLMLPMMCRFQGIPSITLLHNILEQVDLGQAGFTENRILKFLFNQIGTFLTRLILQSDRVALTIGKYVEIISAKYQAKNVILMSHGSFETPPAPDFDIPEGPKKVMCFGKFGTYKRVELMIEAVEELRQRTNLDLEIVIAGTDSPNTPGYLQEMKEKYAMVQNIEFTGYVAEEEVPKVFTESAVVVFPYTATTGSSGVLHQAGSYGKAVVMPNLGDLALLVEEEGYAGEFFEPGNVASLARSLENILKNEEYRRSLGEKNYAAACSLPMETIAQMYLEEFKSLRKQKLKIKYV